From the genome of Yersinia enterocolitica, one region includes:
- a CDS encoding ATP-dependent Clp protease ATP-binding subunit ClpA, with protein sequence MLNQELELSLNMAFARAREHRHEFMTVEHLLLALLSNPAAREALEACTVDLVALRQELEAFIEQTTPTLPVSEEERDTQPTLSFQRVLQRAVFHVQSSGRNEVSGANVLVAIFSEQESQAAYLLRKHDVSRLDVVNFISHGARKDEPGQAPNAENPVNEEQAGGEDRMENFTTNLNQLARVGGIDPLIGRDKELERTIQVLCRRRKNNPLLVGESGVGKTAIAEGLAWRIVQGDVPEVMSECTLYSLDIGSLLAGTKYRGDFEKRFKALLKQLENDKDSILFIDEIHTIIGAGAASGGQVDAANLIKPLLSSGKIRVIGSTTYQEFSNIFEKDRALARRFQKIDITEPTPEETVQIINGLKPKYEAHHDVRYTAKAIRAAVELSVKYINDRHLPDKAIDVIDEAGARSRLMPLNKRKKTVNVSDIESVVARIARIPEKTVSASDRDVLRNLSDRLNMLVFGQDKAIDALSEAIKMSRAGLGHEHKPVGSFLFAGPTGVGKTEVTVQLAKALDIELLRFDMSEYMERHTVSRLIGAPPGYVGYDQGGLLTDAVIKHPHAVLLLDEIEKAHPDVFNLLLQVMDNGTLTDNNGRKADFRNVILVMTTNAGVRETQRTSIGFKQQDNSTDALEEIKKVFTPEFRNRLDNIIWFNHLSPTVIQQVVDKFIVELQAQLDAKGVSLEVSEEARNWLSDKGYDKAMGARPMARVIQENLKKPLANELLFGSLVDGGSVTVGLDKEKQQLAYEFQSAQKRKTEGAVH encoded by the coding sequence ATGCTCAATCAAGAACTTGAACTCAGTCTCAATATGGCTTTCGCCAGAGCGCGTGAGCACAGACACGAGTTTATGACCGTGGAGCACCTATTGCTGGCATTGCTAAGCAATCCGGCTGCGCGGGAAGCGCTGGAGGCGTGTACGGTTGATCTGGTAGCGTTACGCCAGGAGCTGGAAGCGTTTATCGAACAAACCACACCAACATTACCTGTTAGCGAAGAAGAGCGTGACACCCAGCCTACGCTCAGTTTCCAGCGCGTGTTACAACGTGCAGTTTTCCACGTCCAGTCCTCTGGGCGCAATGAAGTCTCGGGTGCCAACGTGTTGGTCGCCATCTTCAGTGAACAAGAGTCTCAGGCGGCCTACCTGCTGCGTAAGCATGATGTCAGCCGTCTGGATGTAGTGAACTTTATTTCCCACGGCGCTCGTAAGGACGAACCGGGTCAAGCACCGAATGCAGAAAACCCGGTAAATGAAGAGCAGGCAGGAGGGGAAGACCGTATGGAAAACTTCACCACCAATCTGAATCAACTGGCTCGGGTGGGGGGCATTGACCCACTTATCGGTCGCGACAAAGAGCTGGAACGGACTATTCAGGTATTGTGCCGTCGGCGTAAAAACAACCCGCTGTTGGTCGGAGAGTCCGGTGTCGGTAAAACGGCTATCGCAGAAGGCCTGGCCTGGCGTATCGTGCAGGGCGATGTTCCTGAAGTGATGTCGGAATGCACTCTGTACTCACTGGATATCGGTTCACTGCTGGCCGGAACCAAATACCGTGGTGACTTTGAAAAGCGTTTCAAAGCGCTGCTGAAACAGTTAGAAAATGACAAAGATAGCATCCTGTTTATCGATGAAATTCATACTATTATCGGCGCAGGTGCTGCCTCCGGTGGGCAAGTGGATGCAGCTAACCTGATTAAACCACTGCTTTCTAGTGGCAAGATCCGGGTCATTGGCTCTACCACTTATCAGGAATTCAGCAATATCTTTGAAAAGGATCGTGCACTGGCACGGCGTTTCCAGAAAATTGATATTACTGAGCCGACACCGGAAGAGACCGTTCAGATTATTAACGGCCTGAAACCGAAATATGAAGCACATCATGATGTGCGTTATACCGCGAAAGCGATACGCGCAGCGGTGGAGTTGTCGGTTAAGTATATTAATGACCGCCATTTACCGGATAAAGCCATTGATGTGATTGACGAGGCTGGTGCTCGTAGCCGCCTGATGCCACTTAACAAACGTAAGAAAACTGTCAATGTGTCGGATATTGAATCCGTGGTGGCTCGTATCGCCCGTATTCCTGAGAAGACCGTCTCTGCCAGTGATCGCGATGTGCTGAGAAATCTGAGTGATCGGCTGAATATGTTGGTATTCGGTCAGGATAAAGCCATTGATGCGCTATCTGAGGCGATCAAAATGAGCCGCGCAGGATTAGGGCACGAGCATAAGCCGGTCGGATCGTTCCTGTTTGCTGGCCCAACAGGGGTTGGTAAAACAGAAGTTACGGTGCAATTGGCCAAAGCACTGGATATCGAACTGCTGCGTTTTGATATGTCTGAATATATGGAGCGCCATACTGTCAGCCGCCTGATTGGTGCGCCTCCGGGTTATGTAGGTTACGATCAAGGTGGTCTGTTGACCGATGCGGTTATCAAACATCCTCATGCAGTTCTGCTGCTGGATGAAATTGAAAAGGCCCATCCAGATGTGTTTAACCTGTTACTACAGGTGATGGATAACGGCACTCTGACGGATAACAATGGGCGTAAAGCTGATTTCCGTAACGTCATTCTGGTGATGACCACCAATGCTGGTGTGCGTGAAACGCAACGGACCTCAATTGGTTTTAAACAGCAAGATAACAGCACTGACGCACTGGAAGAGATCAAAAAAGTGTTTACCCCGGAATTCCGAAACCGGTTGGATAACATTATTTGGTTCAACCACTTGTCACCTACTGTTATTCAGCAGGTGGTCGATAAATTTATTGTTGAGTTGCAGGCGCAATTAGATGCTAAAGGCGTGTCGCTGGAAGTCAGTGAAGAAGCCCGTAATTGGTTATCTGATAAAGGCTATGACAAAGCGATGGGTGCACGACCAATGGCGCGGGTGATTCAGGAGAATCTGAAGAAACCGCTGGCAAACGAGCTGTTGTTTGGTTCTCTGGTTGATGGTGGCTCGGTCACTGTTGGGCTGGATAAAGAAAAACAACAACTGGCTTATGAGTTTCAGAGTGCGCAAAAACGCAAAACTGAAGGTGCCGTTCATTAA
- a CDS encoding translation initiation factor IF-1: MAKEDNIEMQGTVLDTLPNTMFRVELENGHVVTAHISGKMRKNYIRILTGDKVTVELTPYDLSKGRIVFRSR; the protein is encoded by the coding sequence ATGGCCAAAGAAGACAATATTGAAATGCAGGGCACCGTTCTTGATACGCTGCCGAACACCATGTTCCGCGTTGAATTGGAAAACGGGCACGTGGTAACCGCTCATATCTCCGGTAAAATGCGTAAAAACTATATCCGCATCCTGACGGGTGACAAAGTCACTGTAGAGCTGACCCCGTACGACCTGAGCAAAGGCCGCATTGTCTTCCGTAGCCGTTAA
- a CDS encoding leucyl/phenylalanyl-tRNA--protein transferase, which yields MRITQLSSQSFAFPSPELALREPNGLLALGGDLAAPRLLAAYQKGIFPWFSPGEMILWWSPDPRAVLFPEDLHISRSMRRFLRRCPYRLTLNHAFADVVSACAAQRDEGTWIGEDVQQAYCQLHALGHAHSVEVWLENELVGGLYGIAVGKLFCGESMFSRADNASKSALMVFCHHFTRQGGELIDCQVLNAHTASLGAIEIPRNFFMQQLSQLQFSPLPAECWLPQSLNFSSAMQ from the coding sequence ATGCGCATTACACAGCTATCTTCTCAGTCATTTGCATTCCCCTCACCTGAGCTGGCTCTGCGCGAACCTAATGGTTTGCTGGCTCTTGGGGGCGATTTAGCCGCTCCTCGCCTGCTGGCAGCTTACCAAAAGGGGATTTTTCCTTGGTTTAGCCCCGGAGAGATGATCCTATGGTGGTCACCGGACCCGCGCGCGGTGTTATTCCCAGAAGATTTGCATATTAGCCGCAGCATGCGCCGCTTTCTGCGCCGTTGTCCTTATCGCCTCACACTTAACCATGCTTTTGCCGATGTGGTCAGCGCTTGTGCTGCGCAACGTGATGAGGGGACGTGGATTGGCGAGGATGTACAGCAAGCTTATTGCCAATTACATGCATTAGGGCACGCGCACTCAGTTGAAGTTTGGTTGGAAAATGAACTGGTTGGCGGATTATATGGCATTGCAGTAGGTAAACTGTTTTGCGGAGAATCGATGTTTAGCCGAGCTGACAATGCTTCAAAAAGCGCATTAATGGTTTTTTGTCATCATTTTACCCGTCAAGGTGGAGAACTGATTGACTGTCAGGTCCTCAACGCTCACACTGCGTCGCTGGGTGCGATTGAGATCCCACGAAACTTTTTTATGCAGCAGTTGAGTCAACTCCAGTTTAGTCCACTACCGGCTGAATGCTGGTTACCGCAATCGTTGAATTTTTCATCCGCGATGCAGTAA
- a CDS encoding cysteine/glutathione ABC transporter ATP-binding protein/permease CydC (in Escherichia coli the CydCD ABC transporter exports cysteine and glutathione into the periplasm in order to maintain redox balance; important for cytochrome bd and c) — protein MRVLLPFLALYRRHWFLICLGIVLAIVTLLASIGLLTLSGWFLAGTAIAGPAGLYTFNYLLPAAGVRGAAITRTAGRYAERVVSHDATFRVLAHLRVFAFQKILPLSPAGIARFRQSELLNRLVADVDTLDHLYLRVISPLVAAIAIIAAVTFGLSYLDVNLALTLGAILLGLLLLVPLIFYRAGKPIGRDLTDLRGLYRSQLTSWLQGQAELLVFGALQQFRASLQDIEQRWMKRQQQQASLAGLAQALMILATGLTVTLILWLAAEGIGGNNQPGALLALFVFTSLAAFEALLPVAGAFQHLGQVIASATRVAQLMEQQPEVTFPTHGPEVTAQVALEVTGLSFTYPQQPLPVLQNISLSLAAGEHIALLGRTGCGKSTLLQLLTRAWDASQGSITLNGEPLANYDENTLRQMMTVVSQRVHVFSSTLRENLLLACPTASDAQLKTVLEHVGLANLLDNSEGLNAWMGDGGRPLSGGEQRRLGIARALLHPAPLLLLDEPTEGLDAETEQQILALLRQHCQHKSLIMVTHRLYGLEYMDRICVMDGGKIVEQGNHHSLLQHKGRYYQFHQRH, from the coding sequence ATGCGCGTACTTCTTCCTTTTTTGGCGTTGTATCGCCGCCATTGGTTCCTGATTTGTCTGGGTATCGTGCTGGCAATTGTCACGCTGCTGGCCAGTATCGGCTTGCTGACATTATCCGGTTGGTTCCTTGCGGGTACCGCCATCGCTGGCCCTGCTGGATTATATACGTTTAACTACTTACTACCGGCAGCCGGTGTCCGAGGGGCCGCAATTACCCGTACGGCGGGCCGCTACGCAGAGCGAGTTGTCAGCCATGACGCGACATTCCGTGTACTGGCACATCTGCGGGTCTTCGCTTTCCAGAAGATCCTACCACTCTCCCCTGCCGGTATTGCCCGTTTTCGCCAAAGTGAACTGCTGAACCGGTTGGTCGCCGATGTTGATACCCTCGATCATCTCTATCTGCGCGTCATCTCACCGCTGGTGGCCGCCATCGCAATTATTGCTGCCGTGACGTTTGGTTTAAGCTATCTGGATGTCAATCTGGCCCTGACACTCGGTGCAATTCTGCTGGGGTTATTACTGCTCGTCCCATTGATCTTCTACCGTGCCGGTAAGCCCATTGGTCGTGACCTGACGGACCTGCGTGGTCTTTATCGTTCGCAACTGACCTCTTGGTTACAGGGGCAGGCAGAGTTATTGGTATTCGGTGCGTTGCAGCAATTCCGTGCCTCGTTGCAGGATATTGAACAACGCTGGATGAAACGCCAACAACAGCAAGCATCCTTGGCTGGTTTAGCGCAGGCGCTAATGATTCTGGCTACTGGCCTAACGGTCACGCTAATTTTATGGCTCGCCGCTGAAGGTATTGGCGGGAATAATCAACCAGGCGCATTACTGGCGCTCTTTGTTTTTACCTCTTTAGCCGCATTTGAAGCCTTGCTGCCGGTGGCTGGTGCATTCCAACACTTGGGGCAAGTTATCGCTTCCGCAACCCGCGTTGCGCAATTGATGGAACAACAGCCTGAAGTGACATTCCCGACCCATGGTCCAGAGGTGACCGCACAGGTGGCGCTAGAAGTGACAGGGTTGAGTTTTACCTACCCACAGCAGCCTTTACCCGTTTTGCAGAATATATCGCTGTCACTGGCCGCAGGGGAGCATATTGCGCTACTTGGGCGCACGGGCTGTGGAAAGTCCACACTGTTACAATTATTAACCCGGGCCTGGGATGCCAGCCAAGGCAGTATCACGCTTAATGGGGAACCATTGGCCAATTATGACGAAAATACCTTGCGCCAAATGATGACAGTGGTCAGCCAGCGGGTACATGTCTTCAGCAGTACGTTACGTGAAAATCTGTTGCTGGCTTGCCCTACGGCATCTGATGCACAGTTGAAAACGGTTTTGGAACACGTCGGGTTAGCCAACTTACTTGATAACAGTGAGGGACTGAATGCCTGGATGGGGGATGGTGGCCGGCCACTCTCTGGCGGTGAACAGCGTCGTTTAGGAATTGCCCGTGCCTTGCTACATCCAGCGCCTCTTTTGCTACTTGATGAACCTACCGAAGGGTTAGATGCTGAAACAGAACAACAAATTCTGGCTCTGCTGCGCCAACACTGTCAGCACAAGAGCCTGATCATGGTCACTCATCGTTTATACGGTCTGGAATATATGGATCGAATCTGCGTGATGGATGGTGGCAAGATAGTCGAGCAAGGCAATCACCACAGTTTATTGCAACACAAAGGGCGCTATTACCAATTCCATCAACGCCATTGA
- a CDS encoding cysteine/glutathione ABC transporter permease/ATP-binding protein CydD (in Escherichia coli the CydCD ABC transporter exports cysteine and glutathione into the periplasm in order to maintain redox balance; important for cytochrome bd and c): protein MNKTRQYELIRWLKKQSAPAQRWLRLSMLLGLLSGLLIIAQAWLLATLLQSLIIDQLPRSALTADFWLLAGTFALRAVISWLRERVGFICGMKVRQQIRNVVLDRLEQLGPAWVKGKPAGSWATIILEQIEDMQDYYSRYLPQMYLAVFIPLLILIAVFPINWAAGLILFVTAPLIPLFMALVGMGAADANRRNFVALARLSGNFLDRLRGLDTLRLFNRAKAETDQIRDASEDFRRRTMEVLRMAFLSSAVLEFFAAISIAVVAVYFGFSYLGELNFGSYGFGVTLFAGFLVLILAPEFFQPLRDLGTFYHAKAQAVGAAESLVTFLSSEGEAIGQGDQVLTGNQAITLEADQLEILAPNGTRLAGPLTFLLPAGKRVAIVGLSGAGKSSLLNLLLGFLPYRGSLKVNGVELRELEAPAWRRQLSWVGQNPHLPEQTLAANILLGQPDASHSQLQQAVERAYINEFLADLPQGLNTEVGDHSARLSVGQAQRVAVARALLNPCRLLLLDEPTASLDAHSEQLVMKALEEASRRQTTLLVTHQLEDTLGYDQIWVMDSGLLIQQGDYSTLSQSDGSFANLLSHRSEEL from the coding sequence ATGAATAAAACAAGACAGTATGAGTTGATTCGTTGGCTGAAAAAACAAAGCGCCCCCGCGCAACGTTGGCTCCGCCTGTCCATGTTACTTGGCCTCCTCAGCGGGTTATTGATCATCGCTCAGGCATGGTTACTGGCCACCCTGCTGCAATCTCTGATTATAGACCAACTCCCCCGATCGGCATTGACTGCTGATTTTTGGCTACTGGCCGGAACCTTTGCATTGCGCGCCGTGATCAGTTGGTTGCGTGAACGGGTGGGATTTATCTGCGGAATGAAAGTTCGCCAGCAGATCCGTAATGTCGTTTTAGACCGATTAGAACAGCTCGGCCCTGCGTGGGTGAAAGGTAAGCCCGCGGGCAGTTGGGCAACCATCATTCTGGAACAAATTGAAGATATGCAGGACTACTACTCCCGCTATCTACCACAGATGTATCTGGCCGTATTCATTCCATTGCTTATCCTGATTGCCGTCTTCCCTATCAACTGGGCGGCAGGTTTGATCTTGTTTGTCACCGCGCCATTGATCCCGCTGTTTATGGCACTGGTCGGGATGGGTGCCGCCGACGCCAATCGGCGTAACTTTGTCGCACTGGCACGGTTGAGTGGCAACTTCCTTGATCGCTTACGCGGATTAGACACGTTACGGTTATTTAACCGCGCTAAAGCAGAAACCGACCAAATTCGTGATGCCTCAGAAGATTTCCGCCGCCGCACCATGGAAGTGCTGCGTATGGCATTCTTATCTTCAGCCGTATTAGAGTTTTTCGCCGCCATCTCTATTGCCGTGGTTGCCGTCTACTTTGGTTTTTCCTATTTGGGTGAACTGAATTTTGGTAGTTATGGTTTTGGCGTCACCCTGTTTGCGGGTTTTCTGGTATTGATCCTGGCCCCTGAATTCTTCCAACCGCTGAGAGATTTAGGCACGTTTTACCACGCAAAAGCTCAGGCAGTTGGCGCAGCAGAATCGCTGGTCACATTTTTGAGTAGTGAAGGCGAAGCGATTGGCCAAGGTGACCAAGTGCTGACAGGTAACCAAGCTATCACCCTGGAAGCCGACCAACTGGAAATTCTGGCCCCTAATGGCACCCGGTTGGCCGGACCGTTGACGTTCTTATTACCCGCAGGCAAACGCGTTGCCATTGTTGGTCTGAGTGGCGCAGGTAAAAGTTCATTACTCAACCTGCTGCTGGGCTTTTTACCCTATCGCGGCTCACTGAAAGTGAACGGGGTTGAATTACGCGAACTGGAAGCACCAGCGTGGCGTAGACAATTAAGCTGGGTTGGCCAAAACCCACATTTGCCGGAACAGACGCTGGCGGCCAACATTTTGCTGGGCCAGCCAGATGCGTCACACAGCCAATTACAACAGGCGGTGGAGCGTGCCTATATCAATGAATTCCTGGCTGATTTGCCACAAGGGCTGAATACTGAAGTCGGCGACCATTCTGCACGTCTCTCCGTTGGGCAGGCGCAACGTGTTGCCGTTGCCCGCGCCTTACTGAATCCGTGCCGCTTATTGCTACTGGATGAACCCACCGCCAGCCTTGATGCTCACAGTGAACAGTTGGTGATGAAAGCACTAGAGGAAGCCTCTCGCAGGCAGACGACGCTACTGGTTACCCATCAGTTAGAAGATACGCTGGGTTATGATCAAATCTGGGTAATGGATAGTGGCCTTCTGATTCAGCAAGGTGATTACTCCACCCTCAGCCAGTCTGACGGTTCATTTGCCAATCTGCTGTCCCATCGCAGTGAGGAGCTTTAA
- a CDS encoding thioredoxin-disulfide reductase, which produces MSTAKHSKLIILGSGPAGYTAAVYAARANLKPVLITGMEKGGQLTTTTDVENWPGDPEGLTGPALMERMHEHAEKFQTEILFDHINCVDLQNRPFRLFGDGAEYTCDALIIATGASARYLGMASEEAFKGKGVSACATCDGFFYRNQKVAVVGGGNTAVEEALYLANIAAEVHLIHRRDSFRSEKILIDRLMEKVKNGNIVLHTDRTLDEVLGDDMGVTGVRLKSTKNSETEEIAVAGVFIAIGHSPNTAIFDGQLALENGYIKVQSGLQGNATQTSIPGVFAAGDVMDHIYRQAITSAGTGCMAALDAERYLDGLVNDK; this is translated from the coding sequence ATGAGCACGGCTAAACATAGCAAATTGATTATTCTGGGTTCTGGCCCTGCGGGTTACACTGCGGCGGTTTATGCTGCACGCGCCAACCTGAAACCTGTATTGATTACCGGAATGGAGAAAGGCGGTCAGTTAACCACCACTACTGACGTGGAGAACTGGCCTGGTGATCCTGAAGGCTTGACTGGTCCTGCTCTGATGGAGCGGATGCATGAGCATGCAGAAAAATTCCAAACAGAGATTCTATTCGATCATATCAACTGCGTTGATTTGCAAAACCGCCCATTCCGCCTGTTTGGTGATGGTGCTGAGTACACCTGTGACGCGCTGATTATTGCTACAGGGGCTTCTGCCCGCTATCTGGGAATGGCGTCAGAAGAAGCCTTCAAAGGCAAAGGGGTCTCTGCCTGCGCGACTTGTGATGGTTTCTTCTATCGGAATCAGAAAGTGGCGGTAGTCGGTGGCGGTAATACTGCGGTTGAAGAGGCGTTGTATCTGGCGAATATCGCAGCTGAAGTTCATTTAATTCATCGTCGTGATAGCTTCCGCTCAGAGAAAATCCTGATTGATCGCCTGATGGAAAAAGTAAAAAACGGCAACATCGTATTGCACACTGATCGCACCTTGGACGAAGTTTTGGGTGATGATATGGGTGTCACCGGTGTCCGCCTTAAATCCACCAAAAACAGTGAGACAGAAGAGATTGCTGTTGCTGGCGTCTTCATTGCGATTGGTCACAGCCCAAATACCGCCATCTTTGATGGTCAGTTGGCACTGGAAAACGGCTACATCAAAGTTCAGTCAGGTCTGCAAGGCAATGCCACACAAACCTCCATTCCGGGTGTGTTCGCTGCGGGCGATGTTATGGACCATATTTATCGCCAGGCAATTACCTCCGCCGGTACCGGCTGTATGGCGGCACTGGATGCAGAACGCTATCTGGATGGGCTAGTAAACGATAAGTAA
- a CDS encoding leucine-responsive transcriptional regulator Lrp — MIDNKKRPGKELDRIDRNILNELQKDGRISNVELSKRVGLSPTPCLERVRRLERQGFIQGYTALLNPQYLDASLLVIVEITLNRGAPDVFEQFNAAVKNLEEIQECHLVSGDFDYLLKTRVPDMSAYRTLLGETLLRLPGVNDTRTYVVMEEVKQSNRLVIKTR, encoded by the coding sequence ATGATAGATAATAAAAAACGCCCGGGGAAAGAGCTTGATCGTATAGATCGTAACATCCTGAATGAATTACAAAAGGATGGGCGCATCTCTAACGTTGAGCTTTCAAAACGAGTAGGATTATCACCAACACCATGTTTGGAACGAGTTCGCCGCTTAGAGCGTCAGGGTTTCATCCAAGGTTATACCGCACTGCTTAATCCACAGTATTTGGATGCATCGCTGCTGGTTATCGTTGAGATTACTCTGAATCGTGGCGCTCCGGATGTGTTTGAGCAATTTAATGCCGCTGTTAAAAATCTTGAGGAAATTCAAGAGTGTCACCTGGTTTCCGGCGATTTCGACTATTTGTTGAAAACCCGCGTACCTGATATGTCTGCTTACCGTACATTACTCGGTGAGACCTTGCTTCGCCTGCCGGGCGTCAATGACACTCGTACCTATGTGGTCATGGAAGAAGTGAAGCAGAGTAACCGCCTAGTCATTAAAACGCGGTAA